The DNA sequence TCTGGGTCTCCCAAGTTCTGTCCTTTCTCACATCGTTTCAGTCTTTGCTATTATCCTGTCGTCTTCTGGGGTCACCTCCTCTGGCTCCACCAAGAGTTCTCCACCTTCTTCAGCGTCTTGTGGAGAGGCAGGCTCAGGGTGCACTGGACTGGCTTCCGCCTCCTGCTCCAAGCCGGGGGCTTTCCGCAGCTCCCTATACAGCACACAGGCATCACTGCGGGATACATACTCCCACCCAGTCTCTCGAACATGGAAAAGGTCCACTGAGCCCCCTGAATAAGCGTCACGGTGGGTGGCATGGGCCACAGCGCAGCGGGCCAGGGCGTAGGCTTCCTGAATGGTCATGTCATAGCGGTAGCCACGGTCAAGCACGCCATAGGCATACGGAGATCCAGAGCCCACAGAGAAGACGTCCCCCTGCAGACAAGTGCCATCACTGTAGACATAGAAAAGGGCGGGGCCCGAGTGGTCCCAGCCGCACAGGGCAGTGGCCACACACAGATCCAGACCCCGGTAGCAGGACAGCATAGCTGACAGGAGCTTGGCTGTGCCTGCCACACTGGGCAGCTGACCTTCCCTCAGTTCCCGGAGCCGCAGCTCCCGCTGTAGCACCCGATACCACGTGACACAGTCCGCAGAGGTTCCAGAGGTGGTACCCAGGAGGTGCTGGTGCACAGGGATGACCTTTCGTGAGGCTGGACATGCCACATAGCTGCCGCAGGAGGAACGAGTGTCAGCGGCGGCAATGACACCGTGACGGAAGCGAAAAGCCAGGGTGGTGGTGCCATGAGCCAGCCTGGGGCCATAGGTCTGCAGGAAGGTTTGAGGGTCGCAGCCCCGGGGCACAGCCCAGCCACCGGCCGCAGGCAAGTGAGGGGATGGCCCCTGGGTGTCGGGGGACTGCCACTTGCACACATCCTGAAGAGCCATCGCTGAGGCTGAGTGGAGTTGGGAGGAGCGGGGGCAGCATTTGAAGCCTGGGTCCGAAGGGGAAGAAGGACGCTGCAGAGAAGCTGGACAGCAGCCAGAACCGGTAAGTGAGATGCGTGAGTTGATGCTTCATTTCTTCTCCTGAATCTTAAATCAGGCTTTGGAACTGGTTGGTAAAGCATCTCCACCCACATCCAAGAACTGCCAGGGGGAGACAGAATGGGCCGGCGGAGGTTCCTGCGCTGGAGAGACGCCACCTATCAGTCAGGTAAGAGTCACCAATAGAGTCTCCTGTCTGTCATTTGACCCTCGGTCTACCCAGCAGGAGGTAGAGATGGGGATTAGGGTGACTGTAGAGAAGAGTGACTGCAAGGAGAAGAGCTGGGTCCTCCTTGGCTTTGCTGTGTGGACATTAGGCATGCAAAGACTTCTAACTCATGGTAAGATGGGGGAACGTAACATGGACCATGCTGAACACAGAAAAGAtgagagtttctttctttcttcttcttttttttttttttttatagaaatatacagccgggcggtggtggcgcacgcctttaatcccagcactcgggaggcagagccaggcggatctctgtgagtttgaggccagcctggtcttcaaagcgagttccaggaaaggcgcaaagctacacagagaaactctgtctcgaaaaaccaaaaaacaaaaaaaaagaaaaaaaaaagaaatatacctATGGAAAAGGTCCTTAatgatttttttgtaatttatataactttattttatgtgcatcggcaggaaagtgtcagatcccctggaactggagttacagacagttgtgagctgccatgtgggtgctgggaattgaacccaggtcctctggaagaacagccagtgttcttaaccattaagctatctctccagccccaagatgacAGTTTCTataagagggaaaagaagaaagagactcAAATACCTCCCAGAAAAGCAGGTAGGTTACTGAGGGTAAGAGTACCAGAACTTGAAAGTTTCTCTTCTGCTTTGGGGACAAAGGGGTCCTTCTATCTGGACACAAAGATGGTGTTcctagctgggctgtggtggcacacaccttaatcccagcacacgggaggcagacacaggtgaatctctgtgagtcaaggccagcctggtctacaaagtgagttccaggacaggctccaaaactacacagagaaactgtcttgaaaaaccaaaaaattaattaattaattaattaattaattaataattttaaaaaatggtgttCCTAGGCTGGGAAGATCACtcaaaacccacattaaaaagccagataccagcacttgggaggcagaggcaggcggagctctgagttctaggccagcctggtctacagagtgagttccaggacagccagggctacacagagaaaccctgtctcagaaaaaataaaaataaaaatacaaagcagaTGCAGGGACACACATCTATGACCAGCATTCCTACAGCAAGGTGGGCGCAGAGACAGGAGGGCCGAGGTAGCGCATAGACAGGAGGACCAGCTAGCCTAGAAGACCAAGGCGGGAGGTGGgaactgaaagttgtcctctgacctcacacactaaataaacaaacaatttgttcatttgaaaaaaaaaaaaatggccttcgccgggcggtggtggcgcacgcctttaatcccagcactcgggaggcagagccaggcggatcttgtgagttcgaggccagcctggtctacagagtgagttccaggaaaggcgcaaagctacacagagaaaccctgtctcgaaaaactaaaaaaaaaaaaaaaaaaaaaaaaaaaaaatggccttccTACTATCCATGTAGTTCAGTGGTgcagcatttgcctagcatgctcaagccCTGGCATcacaaaaattattattattttttttaatctgaaggcatccatgtgtggtgatatatacCTATTTCCTATTCCAGCATTTGGGTTAAGATGggaagattgtgagttccagaccagccagaagAGACCTTacctcagatagatagatagatagatagatagatatagatagatgataggtagatagatagatagatagatagatagatagatagatagatagatatagatagatagatagatagatagatagatagatagatagatagatatagatagatgataggtagatagatagatagatagatagatagatagatagatagatagatagagatagatagatagatagatagatagatagatagatagaggtaggtagatagatagatagatagatagatagatagatagatagataaatagatagatggatagatagatagatagataaacaaacaaacaaatagctttaaaaacaaatactacagggggctggatagatggctgattggttaaaagcacaggctgctcttccagaggacccaggttcaagtcccagtacccacatggcagctcataactgcctggagctccagtttcaggggacctgacaccttaaCACAGACGTACATGTAGGTAAAGCATTAatgtgcatgaaataaaaataaataaaaatttaaaagtactaCAAAGTTTCAAACTCTTCATAAGGACGGAGTGAACTCCTCCTACATCATGCTATTATCAAGCCAGGTCGGGAGAGCTGAATGGTCCCCTAAACGGATACCCTGACCTCCTACTCTATTCCTATCCTCCCCATGGGCAATTTCTTCTAAGATATAATTCAAATACTATGTCTTCTCCTCTAAGAAATGGCTACaagataaaatacaaacaacCTCTTTCAACCCAGGCTGACATTTGGACTTCCCTATAGCACCTAGCATTGGGCacagtggctcacgcctttaatcccaacacttggaaggcagaggcaggcagacctctcaGAGTTCAAGAAAAGCCAGGTctatatagagagactctgtcttttaaaaaaaaaatcagaataaaataaaatttaaaaataagtccattgttgtggaatatttaactaggcaaagatatgttatatttgtttatgctgcatttgtttaactatgtaaagatgtgttacatttgtgttaaacaaataaaattaaccttggctCAGAAAGGCAGGAttagcaaccagttgacaggaagtagcagggaggagCGTGGTGTGTGTTTTCAGTTGGGCCGGTGCGGAAGGAGTGGGGCTTCCGGGGAcaccagcaaagagagaaagttagCCAGTTTCTACTCTAActctctgagctcacaggttttCACCCTGGATTTGAATCTTGAGTTATattagaatgatagagatttagttaaagccaCCTTTAGTGGCAGCAACAGAACCGTTGTCTAGGGGAACAGAATTCCCCCCAGGCCTCCGCCTGAGCAGCGGGGCTGCTAGTAGTTCAAAGCCCAGCCACTGTGATGAAGACACAGCAGCATTTTGGCACCCCACGTTGGGCATCAAATGTAGCAGCTTTATTGGActgtcaaccagctcccaaaccaagacacagagacttatcaaTTATGAATGTTCactcggccttatcttatgcttatGCCTGTCACACCAGCGCTTAAGAAGCAGAGACAGCTTAAAATACGTTataactcttataacttattttaacctgtttctctctatctaccttttgcctcagggctttttacctttcattctgtatgtccgacttttcctgcttcttccatgcctggctggctggccctgagcatctccctctttttctccctcgtTCTCTCTTCTTGGTCTcccctcctcccatttattctctctgcctgccccacCTACCCTTCTACTGCTTggctactggctgttcagcttttgaTTAGGCCAATctggtgccttaggcagacaaagcaacacatctttacatcatggaccaaatgcaacataaacaaatgtaacacacctttacatagctaaacaaatgcagcataaacacatctttgcctagttaaaggaATAGTCCACAAGAGTCTACAATGGACCATTCCCAATCCATCCACCATaacctcttttctttctattcctaGCACATTCCCACTTCTGTTCCCCCGTCCCCAGCATTGAAATCCTGTCCCTCAATGTCTGGCTTAAGTACCATGTATTCTGAAATCCTTCCCCAGTACAGGCTTAAAATGGTAAAGTTGTGGTTGGGGGTTATTtgattttggtgttttgtttgtttggtttttagttttgagataaggtctctctgtgtagtctgggCTATCATGAAACTCCCCGTGTAGTTAATCCAGGTTCACTTTGAACTCTCCTtccaagtgtgtgccatcacacccagccttttttgttgttgctgctgtttgggggctgttgttgtttctttgtttttgagacactatgtggaccaggctgcccttgaactcacgaagatctgcctgcccctcactcaccagtgctgggatgcTGCTTTGGTTTTGAGGTAGGATCTTGTTTTATCGTTTAAGCTGGTCTTCCACTCCCTCTGAAGCCCAGGTTTGCTTCAAACCCACTGTCCTGCTGTCTCTGCTTCTTAAGCGCTGGTGTGACAGGCATGTGTcgtggaagctgggtggcaggcccctcaaaagagtaaagagtaaaaacaaacaacaacacccagcttaaactttaaaaaaaaaaaagaaaaagaaaccaaaggtGATATCAGTCGTAATGAAAAAGGATATAAAAGAAGCGAGAGAACCTGGCAAGTCACGGAGGAAATTAAGGGACATAACCAAAGATGAGCCcaggcttcagtctctgtgactgGAAGAACATTATTGTCATACAGCAAATGTGTACTGAGTATGAAGTAGGCAAAGAGATACACAGTAGAAAATCAGCTCCCATTTAATGTCACAACTGGGGCTGGACAGACGGCTCAGAGAGAAAAAGCACTTTTGCCACCGAgcttgatggcctgagttcagtcaccagaacccacatgttAGAAGGAGGAGACTGATTCTTGCAGGCTATTCTCTGACACCATATGAGTGATGTGGCACACAGGTACTCAAACATAAGCACATTctcccatgtgtacacacataagtaaatgtaagctcatattttctttttaaagatttatttatttatttatttattatgtatacagtgttctgtctgcacatatccctgcaggccagaagagggcaccagatctcattacagatggctgtgagccaccatgtggttgctgggaattgaactcaggacctttggaagagaaagcagtgctcttaacctctgagccatctctccagcccaagctcaTATTTTCAAACCCAGTAACACACACCTATTCCCACACTGGGAAAGCTGAGAATAGAGGATCACTATCTACACTATGTAGTGAGACCATggcatggaaaaataaaaaatgtgccCTAACAGAGGTACAGGTACAATTAGTCAAGAATGGAAACTATTCAGAGCAGTCAGAGGACTCGATGCATTGCAGAAGTGATTGCAAAGAATTTATACTCAATAAACAGGAACTttacagtctttttttctttgtgtgtggcaGGGGTGTGTGGAAGGATATGCACGTGGTCCGGGATATTCAACCACATTGTGAACGCTGAGTTTGCATTTGcactaattaaataaaatcagcgttgggtcaggaggcagagccatcaactagttgacagaaaataATCATAGGGAGTCAGAGGGAGTCTGAAAGACAGATAGAGAGAAGCATAGGACGTGGTAGGGAGGGACTTGAGTGTGGTGGTCTTTTTTGGTTTGGCTGAGCAGAAAGATGCTCTCTTCCTGAGACACCAGCAAAGAGAAGGCTAGCTAGCTGTTCCTCAacctctgagctagcaggttttcaccccagcctctgacccctgagtcttattgataaatagactgatagagatttagttaaaaactacattggtggcagcagcaggaggcagATCCAGTGGGACATAAAAGTCCCACCAGGTCACCGCCTGAGAAGCTGATCTGTAACTGCAGAGCCACAATTACTGGCTGAAACAGGgtagattcaggtgcagccactgtgccggAGGAAAAacaacatgcatgtgtgtgtgtgtgtatgtggtggggtcATGTGGAACAGATTCACATGTGGCAGCTGGCAGAAGGTATCAgctgtcctgctctatcactctacCATGTTCCTTTGGCACAGGGTCTCTCAACCAACCTAAAATTCTGACTTTCccctagtctggctggccagaaagcgtCTGGAATCTGCTTGTCTCCGTTGCCCAACACTGGGGCTACAGGCACTCAtgcccacacccagctttttaacttgctgctggggatccaaactgaaGTCAGTTCAAACGCTCTTCTGTGTCATCTCACAAGCCCTACCTTGCATTTCCTACACTATCTAAGTGTGAGACAGATAAAAATGTTCTACCTCTGGTTGTAGGACTTGGAAAAGATTGCCAGATTTCAGCATGAAAAATACTGCACATGCAAAATCTGCTATAGGAGAAGGCCTGAGTTGGGCATCAAAAGAATACTGAATTTAGAAACTGATAAGTAAATCCAATAAGCAAGGCTAGATACTGACTTCATAGACCAATAAACAGGAAGCAGCATTTCATACATATGCCTACTTCCTGACTTGGTATCATTCCCCAAAGTGTTGAGGGATACAGGtgggtggaggaagaagaggccatgaaataTGGCCTATTCCTAATGAATCTCTTGTTGCACCTTTATGGACCCTCAACTCTCCTTCAGGTTCTCAGATGTCAATTACTACTGATTTAAATGTGCAGGtgtttaatcccaacacttgggagtcagaggcaggtggatctctgagttccaggccagcctggtctatagagagagttccaggacacacagccaaggctacatagggaaaccctgtctcaaaaacaaacaaacaaaaaactggttaCTTTTTGCAGGTTGTGGTGggagtgcctttaatcctagcgctttggaggcagaggcaggaggatcaccttgagtttgaggtcagcctgatctacacagcaaattctagACCAAGccatggctatatagtgagtctctgtctaaaaaaaaaaaaaaaaaaaaaaaaaaaaaaaaaaaaaaaaaaacaaaaaaaaaaacttctaaggGACAGCGAGCATGGTGTGGCGGCTCAGGCTTGCAATCCCATCACTCTGAGACAAGGCAGGAGAACCTGTCGAGTTGgagggcagcttgggctacattaGTTTCTGAGCAGTCTAGGTTACAGAGTATgaacatctcaaaaaaaaaaaaaaaaagcaaaaacagctGTGTTATAAATGCTATTTAAAAAGAAGcagtattgttgttttgtttttgagacaggatctctctgtgcagccctggttgtcctggaactcactctgtagaccaggctggcctcgaactcacagagatcgccctgcctgcctctgcctcccaagcgttgggactaaaggtgtgcgctaccactgcccagatCGAGGAGATGtcttttgttgttcatttgtttgttttttacaacaAACTACTTCGGTTGAATTAATACCATAGGAAAATGGCctgaaaacaattattttaaccAGTATGAGGAAGGGTGATCTTAAAAACAATGGCAACCTCAATGGCAACCTCAGTCTCGTTAACAGGGGTTTTAGAAACAGATGCAGCGTGTAACCTCAAGCTGGGCCGGCGGCGACCAAACGCCAGACTCCAGCTTGGATTCTTAAGCAGTCACGCCCTTCTCAAAGATGGCCGAACTCACCTCCCTCACTCAATGAGAACGTTCCAACCACCCTCTAGGAATTTAAAGTTA is a window from the Peromyscus eremicus chromosome 9, PerEre_H2_v1, whole genome shotgun sequence genome containing:
- the Psmb11 gene encoding proteasome subunit beta type-11, whose amino-acid sequence is MALQDVCKWQSPDTQGPSPHLPAAGGWAVPRGCDPQTFLQTYGPRLAHGTTTLAFRFRHGVIAAADTRSSCGSYVACPASRKVIPVHQHLLGTTSGTSADCVTWYRVLQRELRLRELREGQLPSVAGTAKLLSAMLSCYRGLDLCVATALCGWDHSGPALFYVYSDGTCLQGDVFSVGSGSPYAYGVLDRGYRYDMTIQEAYALARCAVAHATHRDAYSGGSVDLFHVRETGWEYVSRSDACVLYRELRKAPGLEQEAEASPVHPEPASPQDAEEGGELLVEPEEVTPEDDRIIAKTETM